A window of Rhododendron vialii isolate Sample 1 chromosome 11a, ASM3025357v1 genomic DNA:
AATGCCGACAAGTTCACTCGTCTTGCTCGTAAATATGAAATTGAGTATGGTGCTAGAGCCTTGTCTTTCTGTTCAACTTTCGATTGTTAACTGAAATGTTCTCATATGCAGAAAACAGAGGTTCCTTTTTCAACTGAATAAACATAGAATGATGATGATATGGTTACTGCTTTAAGAAGTACTTCTTGCAGTAAGCTTGCATAATGCACTCTTAAGCACAAACGAATGGCTGAATTTTTCTACGAAAAATTACTTGTAAGATGGAGATCTTCATTTGTTGACACTTCCTTTGTTATGCTGATCATATACTTTCTGTGACGCAGTGGGTTTCCTACCTTAAAGATATTTATGCATGGCGTTCCAACAGACTATTTTGGCCCAAGGAAAGCAGAACTACTTGTTCAATACTTGAAGAAATTTGTTGCTTCAGATGTTGCCATTCTCAAGTCTGACTCCGACATAATCAACTTTGTTGAGGCAGCTGGCACTGATTTTCCTATTTATGTAGGGTTTGGTGTAGATGAATCCATGATATCAAATTTGGCTATAAAGTACAAGAAAAAAGCTTGGTTTTCTGTGGCAAAAGATTTTTCTGAGGATGTCATGGTGCTGTATGATTTTGACAAGGTTCCTGCTTTGGCATCCTTTCATCCAAATTACAATGAACACAGCATATTTTATGGCCCCTTTGAAGGTTAGTTTGTAATTAGATTAGTATCTTGATTGGAAATGTTTGAGCTAGaatctttttttgaactttctttGTGTTCTCATATTTGGATCCCACATGCTTGTCCGAGACATGATTGCAATTTATTGGCtagcatttatttttttaggagCACATGGCATATCACACTTTTTGTCTTAAGAGACTACTTTATtgtctatttcttttttctggtaAATTTGCTACCAATTGATGTTCAGGAGCAGCAACTTAATGCGAATGATGCCAAAGATATTTATGGTACTGTGAATTTAGTCTTATTCCCTCCGTCACCCTCGATTTCGCCGGCTAAAAATAGATGATGTTTTATTTTGTAATGGGAGAAAAAGCCTGTTGAATCCATGACTAATTTAGTGCGAGACTCTTTGGATGATTAGGGAATGCTCTATAGAGATGAAAGTAATGGAAATTCCATGAGAGAATACCTTTGAGTAGCTTGAATGCTCTATTTATTGCTTTGATGCTAATATTACAGCATATATTAGTTCGGTAACTCTTAGTGGTGAGGTTGTCAGGTGAGCCAGGTTATCTCTTGCACTCATCAAGGTTTCTTATGACAGATTGACAGTCAGTATAAGAGGTTGAGAAATTGGACAAGTTTAACAAAGTGGCAAAGTAACCTAGCTTTGTAGTTTTGCATGTACCTGATGGCGGAAAGCCATACTGATGAGTGCAGTAACCTAGCTATGGAGTTTTGATATTCTAGTTTTGGTTGGTTGCTGGAAAGCATTCCAAGTAATTTTCCGATATCATTTCCAGGATATGGTTCTCAGTAATCGCCACACTGAGGGGAGACTGATGTTGGGCTAGTGCGGATGGTTTTCAGTAATTTTCCTAGATTTGATCTAACATGGTATTCTGGTTTTTTATGGACAATCATATGGTATATGTATGGGGGGAAAATCCACGTAGTGTTGCTTTACGCTCTTTGAGATCAGTTGTACGTGCCCTttgccggaaccctagttcTACAAAACAAACCActgtgagcgcacctttgcctcctgtcagcaaaggccctccgatgccaaagtcaGTATTTCATACTCACAAAACCCTAATTAACAGTAGGTAAAATAATGAATCACAGTGTACCTTTTCCCTGAggttacctcttatttataggtTTAgcctgacttgctctccaagtctCCCTCTTTGCCTAGGTTTTCCTCTCCTGTTAGGAAACCTAACCCCTATGGAATTCCCTTCCATGTGGTAACTCAATCCCAATCCCTTTATTCATGGGATACTTGACTATCACGTGGATTTCCCTTCTAGAACTTTCCAGAATACTTTCTCCGCCGTACCACATTGGCTGTCCTTTTGGGGTTTGTCCAATTATACACCATGGTGCACCTGTATCATGTGTTCGGCAATAGTGTCGCGCACCCTTGCGTGGTGCCACCAACCAGGTTATTTGTACGGCTATACCGTGCACCCTCACATGGTGCTCCCATGCGGTCATGTGTTGCGCACGTGCTCGGGCTGTGTTTACTCTGTCCGGGGAAATCCCTCttcaattgctccccagctttattCGTCATTGTTGTTTGGCAATATCATTGGAGTTCCAGAACATTGGATTGGTAGAAACCAGCAGTAAAAAAATTCCCAGAACATTGAAACAGGACAAAAAAAGGGCCATTACCTAGTGTTGCTTCTGTTAATTGAGGGTACTGGAAGAGAGGTGCTGGTCACTGGGAGAGATTAGGCTGGGTACCTTCCTATTCATATTTGTATAATTAGACTCAGTACACTTTGGATCCAAGAAGTATCCATAGGCTATAAAAGTGAATAACGTGTTAATGTAGGATAAGCGTTTCCATGCATAAGGTCTGATAATAGTGGCTAACCCCACTCATGAATGTATCACTGGATAGAGTTTTAAAACtgcaaaaaaggaaaagcaaaggaaatagaaaaaaggaataaagaaaaactatgcATTGACCCTTTGAATTGATGACATCAACATGTCGTCTGACCAAGCGTGGACCGGAAAGGATATTGGGCAGCCTTAAAAATCTTTTACAAAGAACTTGTGGACATAATAGCTATCCTTGGGTGGTAAGGATTTGCCTATTTATTCTATGGATGAAGGATCTAATTGAGTGAGGAAGCACTATAATTTGTTTAGCCAAGTTATCATGAAAGGTCAAAAGTGTAAAAGCAATTTTGTGCTGATCGCCATCTAAATAGTACATTCATATTGTGGCTACAGAACACCTTTCATGGAGAAAAACGTGTGATCTACAGATCTGGTTTTTGTCCCTATCATTATTGGAACCACTTATTCTTTATTATAGGATACGTGGACAGTGCGCGGTAATCTATTTTTTCTGAAGATTGATTAGTTTGACTGATTTTCCTGTCTTTTTGAATTACTTACCTTTTTATGCTCATTTCGTGAATATTTGCCCAACATGAACTCTATATTCAATTTTCAAGGAGCAATAGTGCGGAATGGCCTTTGTTTAAGTTTTCGAAAGTTTTGCCTAGTATTTTTGTACATTTCATCCGGCACGGTCGTTATTAGCATAATGTCCAACACCTTGATTAGATTAGCACTAAATCAACTTCTTGGTAGTTTTCAGCTTGGAAATTTGAATTTCCTTCTGATTCGCACGATATTATCATCATTTGAACTAATAAACTGGCAAGACTTTAATAAATCTATGTTAGTTACTGTAGGTTTGATCATGGGATTGGCCTCATTTATAAAAGTTGATATGACGTTCGCTGTTTTGAACAGATCAATTCTTGGAGGCTTTTATAAAGCAGAATTTGTTTCCTCTGGTTTTGCCCATAAATCGGGAGACATTAAAGTTGTTGAAAGATGATGACAGGAAAGTTGTTTTGACAATTTTGGAGGATGAGGAAGATGAGAAATCAAAGGAATTATTCAAGCTATTGAAGGCTGCTGCATCTGCAAACCGCGATTTGGTATTTGGTTATGTAGGTTTCAAGCAGTGGGAAGAATTTTCCGAATCATTTGAAATCACAAAGAGAACCAAATTGCCGAAAATGGTCGTTTGGGATGGCAATGAGGAGTACTTTTCAGTAAGTTCAAGCTTCCTCAGTTTCAAGATAGTTTCAGTTATTCATTCAGGCTTTAGTGTTGCATAAATTATTTGGTTCTTGGTAGTTATTATTCTACTTGAACAGATAGCATATTCATAATTGTAGGTCTTTGCTATGGAAGATGCCATAATATCAAACAAATAGATAGCATATTCTATTTGTTCACAATGTTGACAGCTGCCCTACTACACATACTACTATACTAGTGATTGTTTCTTTTCGGTGTTTGCTTATGCGTATGGgtgcatctttttttttatcatctgtATGGCTGCATCTAAATAATGAGAATTTTGTAGGCTATTGCCAAAAGATTTTTCGTTGTATCAATCAAAGAGCATAATCATACATGTATCACTAGCTAAATAGTGAGTTATTGGTTGGGGATTGGTAACAAGAGGAGTGGCTACGCTTTATGTCCAGTGCAACCACCGATTGTGTTTTACAAAAAGAAACATGATGGTGTGAGCCTGCTGCTTGAATAAGGTTGTATTCTCATGCAATCTGTTTCTCATTGTATCTTAATAAACAGCTGTTTTGATGACAGGTTATTGGTTCAGAGAGCATAGATGAACACGATCAAGGATCACAAATCACACGATTTCTAGAAGGATACAGAGAAAGAAGCGTAATACAGAAACAAATCAGCGGTCAATCATTTATGGGCTATATCAACTCTTTGATTGGCATGAGATTAATATACATTATCGTTTTTGCGGTTGCTGTGATTATGCTCCTCCAAACCATCAACAAAGAAGAACCTCTCAGGGTTGGTACTAGGGACACCGATGATGGTGGAAGCAGCTCTACTTCTCCGGCTGAGAGCAAAGAGGTGCATCGCTCTGGAGACAAGGAAGATTAAGCTTGGGGTTTGCCTTTGGTCACTGCACATGGTGAAACTAAGAATGCTTTATAAGCTGTGCTTGGATAATGGATTTGCGGAAGCTCTAACTGAAGGAAAATTATGGAAACCAAGATTTCTTAATTTGGCTTCTTCAaatcttccttttctttccctccatCTATCCCTTGAGAAAATCATAATACAGAATACAGTGTATCCGCCTCGTATTTTAGATGAGCTTTTTAATTTTGCAATTTTGCTCGCATGATTCGACCGATAATGACGCGCGTGTATTTTGATGCATACGCTGGACGACAATTTATTTGTGCCGTTAAATGTTATATACCAATCATGGTTTTTGCATCCTGATGAGAGAGTTCAGTTTCCATTTTCTTAGAATGTGAATATGGGATTACCATTATAACCTTTTCTTCTGTTTGAACATTATTCTGCCAATAAATTCAAAAACATTACTGGGAATGTTTTTAAAAGTGAATCATCTGAACGTCTGCAACATTATAGCTAGAAAATCATGAGAATGTTAGATTTTGTTTGTGACGACATTGGCAGAATGGAACTTTGGTGATTTTCAGCTCCACTGATTGAGCCTGGTGGTCAAAAGACCTAGCACCATTTGTTCTTTAATGGTTTGAGTCTTCCTCACTCCctctcttttctgttttcacTGTGGCTCAGTTTGTttgggtgtaaaatattttctagtgCTTGGTTATGtagaaaattaggaaaacatttcacatgtaaaatattttccatcaattggatgaaaatgacttactatTAAATCGCCCGTaaattatttttcgaaatgaacccgctgccttctactgcaattgtCACTACTCAGTTTCCTCGATTATCAGTCTTGAGCcacattcaattccaatattcttagATCTCTTCACCGTTTaagccctcctctctctctctacactattttgttaatttctgaaaatattttcaaatgccaaccaaataccgaaaaataaaaatttaaagtttgttttctaaaaaaatattttacatcgaaacaaaacGGAGCCACATGCCTCTCCAGATGTTATTATTGAACTTGATAGTTTCTTGTTTGGTTGAAGGATTTGGCCAATAAATACCAATGAGGATGTGCCGTTTGTTTGACCGGATATGAGAAGCGGATTGAACTACATATTCTTTTCTCCAAAATAAAGAACGGTTAGTCCACATGAGATTTACCCAACACATTTAGTTTAACCACAAAATACGACTCCTTGTAGGATGAATAACAGCCTTGAACAGTATCTAAATATTTGTTCAGTATGAACGTCCATTCCTCCGAAATAACAACAGCTTCAAACTATTTGGATACAAAAAAACTTGACATTATGTTGTATCCAAAAAAACTTGACATTATGTTGGGTACGTAAGCAATTTGAATTTCGAGCTcagtcattcaaaaaaaaaacaaaaaccaaaaatttccttttgaactacgttctgacttGATTCCTTCCAAGGGTACGTAAGCAACTTAAAGAATCCTTCTTGAGCTCAGCCAatccactaaaaaaaaaaaatcatagtacCAAAGTTATGCTACTCATGGCTCACAAGAGAATCAAATGTGAACGGCTAAAAGTATGAGAAAAGCTTTATTTAGATAATTTTTGAACTATATTCTGACTTGATCCCCTTCAAGGGTACGTAGGCAACTTAAGAATTCTACAACTGCCTCTTTTTCGGTTAAACTTGGGTATTATTAAAAGAGATGAGATTGTACCTTCTTCTTGAAGAACATCGTGAAAATATATCTTAAGATATAGAACAGCTCTGATGATTTATGTGCAATATTTAAGTACCACAGATTGTGGTGTATTTTGGCATATCAATTATCGTGtttttagtattattattatcaaaatgATGTCACAAATATTTGATCATGTCTTGAATCTGTATTTATATCTACTATTTTAAAAGTACGAAAGCCTAATCTattgttttctcctttttcttcccATAAATGCCCTCCCTAAATCAGTTAAATACCTAAAAAACCCTTTGGTGCCTTAACCTGCAAACGTGGCTCACATGACCAACGGATGCACTTCCAAAGGTCACGTCCGCCTGCGAAATATGAAAACGGCAAACATGCAAACATCCGTCAGTTGACAGCAAGCAACAAACCCTCAACAAAAAACTCATTCCCACGACCTGCAAATTAAAAAAGGCATTCCCATCGCCTTCCGTAGTTGAATTTATTGGCGGCGATGACGATGTCGGAGGAATTATCTattgagagcatctccaatccaatactttATTTGAGAatatcaaaatactctattttattcataaagtgattttagaggaaatcactgttcctatttactccaaccacaaatcctttattttttcctctaaaattttccttcaaaattaACCTCTACCAATTCCCTCCAAAATCACCCTCCAAAAATTCCCTCCAAAATTAACTTCCTCCAAAATCACCCTCCAAAAATTCCCTCCAAAATTAACTTCTGCCACAGCAAAACAAGTTCCCCTCCTAATTTTTACTCCAGTTTTGTAGACCCCATGGCTTCCACTACATTTCCCCCTGCCACAGCAAAACAAGTTGATGTTGTAGAAGTGTAGACAGTGTTAAAAGATTGACATAAACGTGCCAGGGTGAAAGGATATGGTTGACATAAACAAAAGCTCATAAGAATACAAATGCCATTTTAAAAGGTGAATAGTATTATAGAGGGGATCTTCCATATTTTCTCCCATCCTCTAAATATGGAAAATCAAAATcccatcctctcaaatagaggaggcttgagaggatgggttggaggagTTCCATACTCTCAAACGGAGGAATAgagcatgggttggagatgctctaagacaAACATAGTCTCCATATTCCGCCCCCCATCTCCGCCCTTTTAATAAGGTTCTTACAGATACGAGATGCCTCTGGCCAGCCCAAACATATCCACCGTATTCCCATAATATTCATCAGTAGAACAGGAAATTGACATAGCGGATTATTTGCTTTGGCTGTACTACAACTTCAGAAtctaaaaatttgtttgtattaGGGATAATGATTTTAGCCTTTTATCCCTTGTCTTATTGATAGAATATGTAGTGCGGACAGGGTTCCCTTCAGGGGACGTTATGCACACCAAATCTTCGCTTCAAGTCCTCAACATGTTTTCGCATGACCGGGGAGAAGTGGTGCCtaaatccacccaaaagccacCAAAATTTATCCTCAAATTAAGGTTCATTCGTTGTCGGTTGATATTAACAATTTCTTAATAGCATGCAGCCTTCAAATATGAGAACGGAAGAAGCGGGAAAATGGAATTGTATGTGAATTTATATTCGATTGTGTGTTTCATTTAGGCTATTAATAATTGCTCCCTCAAAATGAGTGGAATGCAGCTCTTAAGTGAGGCACAAACAATCAAGTAGACTCCATAGTAAACTTGCTTTAGAATTTGAACAACTTAAGTTGTAGAGAATAGTTGGCGTATTTATGTCTACAAAAAATCTTTTATGCGGAGGGTTCCGTATACAAGTTTTTACGGAAGTCGATCAAGagcatccaaaagtgttttggacgattcgaattggaaatcaattttgactggtaaaagataatttttaccggtcaaaattgaaaagttcTCCTatatctatgtgtgtgtgtaattgTT
This region includes:
- the LOC131307426 gene encoding protein disulfide-isomerase 5-2-like; its protein translation is MQLLLVLALSISLSLLPSISSSSSSNQLVIDGKVLELTESTFDTAISTFDYVFVDFYAPWCGHCKHLSPELDKAALVLAELGAPILIAKVNADKFTRLARKYEIDGFPTLKIFMHGVPTDYFGPRKAELLVQYLKKFVASDVAILKSDSDIINFVEAAGTDFPIYVGFGVDESMISNLAIKYKKKAWFSVAKDFSEDVMVLYDFDKVPALASFHPNYNEHSIFYGPFEDQFLEAFIKQNLFPLVLPINRETLKLLKDDDRKVVLTILEDEEDEKSKELFKLLKAAASANRDLVFGYVGFKQWEEFSESFEITKRTKLPKMVVWDGNEEYFSVIGSESIDEHDQGSQITRFLEGYRERSVIQKQISGQSFMGYINSLIGMRLIYIIVFAVAVIMLLQTINKEEPLRVGTRDTDDGGSSSTSPAESKEVHRSGDKED